The Polaribacter sp. MED152 region AACCATAGGCACTAAAGCTAGATTTGGATCTGAAATATATGGAATTGCAAATAGCGCTATTGCAGTACCCAACAAACTTAAAGCATATATTTTTTTACCTCCAAATCTAAGAGTTAACGGCACCAATGCTAAAGCAACAAGCATTGTTACTGTATTGTAAGTTAAACTCATTTTTGCTGCTTGAGAAGCCGCTTCTGATGTTGTATAGCCTAAGGTCTTTTTAAAAAGTGGTGTTGTAAATTGCCAGTAAATAAATAACGCATACCATTGAAAAAGATAAACACCTCCAATTTTCCACATAAACTTTGGCATTTCTTTTACAGCATCTATAATCTCTGCAAATGGCTGTGTAATTCTTTGAGTAAAGGGCAAACCTTTAATCTTATTAATTTCTTCTAACTCTTCTTCTGCTGGCGGAATTTCTGGTGTTTTAAATACAGAGTATAAAATAGTTGTAAGTGATAAAAACGCACCTATAAAGAAGGAATAATACAACCACTGAGGAATTGTACCTGCTTCTTCTACAGATTCTCCTCCAAACCAATATTGAAAAAGAACTATAGAGCCATTGGCCAATAAAATTCCTGCTCCTACAAATAAACTTTGCATTTGATAACCCAAACTTAGTTGTTTTTCTGGCAATTTATCGCCCACAAAAGCTCTGTAAGGCTCCATAGCCATATTATTACCCACATCTAAAATCCATAGTAAACCAACTGCAAACCAAAGTACAGGACTATGAGGAAATGCAAACAAACAAATACTACCTAACAAGGCTCCTATTAAAAAGTAAGGTTTTCTTCTCCCCCATCTTTTAGACCAAGTTTTGTCTGACATAGCTCCAATAATTGGTTGTACAATTAAACCTGTTACAGGACCTGCAATATTTAAAATTGGAAGCATATCTTCTGGAGCTCCAAGGTATAAGAAAATGGGGTTTATTGCTGTTTGTTGCAATCCAAAACTATATTGAATTCCTAAAAACCCGACATTCATATTAAAAATCTGCCAGAAAGATAATTTTGGTTTGGCTAGTTTCATATTTTGTAATTTAATCTTTAAAATAAAAACCCAATTTGGCCTTTATAAACACTCATTATTTTATCAATAAAATTGATTTTTAGACAAGTTGTAAGTATTGGTTAATTAAGCGTGTATCAGCAATCTATTTAATTATTATTATAAATCAGAATTAATTAAAAATAAAATTAAATTGAAACACCGAAAACGATTTAGATGCTTTCTAAATCGTTTCAATTTAATATTTAATTTCTAAATAAACTAAAAAGGTCTTATTCATTTTTTACTGAATAAGACCTTTTCTAAATTATAAATTCTCTTATAACTTTAATTTGTAGCAGCTAATTTTTGAGTAATATAAGAACCTACATTTCTACCTTGTTCTACACCCACTTCTACAGCAGCTCTGTAATGAATACCTCCATACATTCTACTAATTGCAGCTTCATCTGCAGCATCTGCAAAAGAATCAAAACTTCTAATTGGTAATCCAAAAGGTACTTCTGTATCATCATCAAAAGCAAAGTTATCGCCAAAAATTGAGGTTAACACTGTTGAAGCTGCTCCTGACACTACAGAATGTCCACTTGTGTATTCTGGAAAAGGTGGTGTCTGTAAAATTGGCACCCAATCTGGATCTATATTTTGATTTATTAATGTTTCTGGACGAATTAAATTACTTCTGTATTTCTCATCCCAACAACTAATAAAAGCATCTGCTATAGCTAAAGAGGTTTTAGTGTATGCATTTACAGTTTCCATAAAATTTGCATCGGTTTTTCTTGCTGCAATTTTTACAATTCCAATCCAATGAGCACCTGGAGAAATTTTCTTTGTAGCAAACATAAAATGACCTCTAGTTACTGATACAAAAGGATTACAGTCCCAAAATTGGGCAATTGCAATCTCTTCTGATGTATCACCTTCTTTCGTAATTTCTTCGCTAATTGTATATACCTCTAGTAATTCTTTATAGAAATCTGAGTCTTTATCTAAAGAAAATTTTGGTGGTGGAATAGGCTTAAACTGGTCTGCAGTTTCTAACAGAAATGGTCTTATTTTATTCCAATGAGGTTCTATACCTTCCATATATGCAGGAGGTGTTGGTTGCCAACGAGAAGGATCGTCTGTATCTACAGTAAATTTTTCCATGGTTCTTGTTTCGCTATAATTGTCTTTATCCATCCAAGATTTTACATGTTTTACTACTTCTGATGCGTAATTTTTAGACGCAAGAAATTCTTTCTTATTACTGTTTTCCCACTTTGCAAATAAAGAATCTTTTACAATATCAATTTTATCTTCCGAAAAAACCAACATTTTGCTAATTTCCATATGAGCAATTAGTGCTGATAATTTTAAATTAATTGGGGCATCACTGTTTGCTTTAGGTATTGCTTTTAAACCAGTAACTGTATTTGCTAAAGATGAATATACACTATCTTTTTGTACCATAATTTCGTAAGCAGCTATATTTGGATAAGCAAAAACTCTACTTGCTACTGGTGGAGAAAAGATATCATGAATCATTATTTGAGATACTTGATCTACTGAAGCATGATAGTCTTCTGCTGAAATATTTATAGGTTCGTTAGAAGTATTACAGCTATGGAGAACTGCAATCACAAACACAAACTTTACTGTTTTTAAAACGTTTTTTAATAAATTACTCATACTTCTATTATACTTATTTATTAGTATTTGTAATGAACGATTGCCCATTATTAGATAGCACTAACAAACTATCTTTATTAATCGGAATAATTTTTCTACCACAGAAATTTCTTGGAAGTTGTAACGATTTATTCTGGTTAAAATCACCATTTACAAATTGAAACGAACCTCCTGAATTTGAACTACTTTTACCTAATTCTGTTACAAAACCATCAAAATTACCAGTATAATAAATATGATTTCCATTGACATAAAAATCTTCAATTGTGCTATACTGAGCTTCTTTTGGTAAAGGAATTTTTATAAATGATTTACCATCATTTATAAATGCCATAGAACGTAATTCAAAAAGAGTTTTAGTAGTTAAAATATCTTTTTCTTCTTTTAACTCTAAATCTTTAATAGAATTTACCTCTGCAAAAGTAGCATATTTTAAAAACTTTTTCTTGATTATTGGTAACTGCTGAATAAGTTTTTCTTTAGTTGCAAAAGGTACGTTTGTTCCAAAATAGTTGTAAAAAATGATTGGGTCTATTTTGTAGTTTTTGTCAAAATCATCTACATACATCGTTACTGGTTTTGCAACACTAGCCTTCCATTTAAAATTTTGACCTGTATTCCCTGCTAAAATATCTAAGTTACCATCGTTATTTAAATCTTTTAAATCAATAACATTCCACATTCCATTGGTGTTTTCTAAACCAAATTCTTTTGTTTTATTTTCTAAATTACCCTCTTTATTGATAGACCAAACAGTTATGGGCATCCAGTCTCCTGCAAGAATAAGTTCTACAAAACCATCATTATTTAAATCGGCCCATTTACTGTCTGTAATCATTCCGAATCTTTTCTTAAACTGAATTTCGAAATTGTTGTTTCCAGTGTTTTTTAAAATGTAGCTAAAAGGTGATAAACCATAAGCATTTGGAATAGATCTACTGCCTATAAATAAATCTTGTAAACCATCATTATTATAATCATAAGAAGAAACAGAACCACCATTTGTTGCCAAAAGTGTAGCATTCAATTTTGTAAAGTTGGATTTACCATCGTTAATATAAACTCTGTCTTCTAATAAAGGATCTCCCTCTTCATAATCACTTCCACCACTTAAAGCGTAAATATCTAAATCATTGTCATTATCTATATCTAAGGCAATTGCATCTACATCTTCGTACATAGCATCCTCTTTAAAGATGGGCAATTCTTTTGGAGTAAAATTTCCTTTTGCATTTTGCATAAATAATACTGGCTCTTGGTTTCTTGCACCTCCTATAAAAAGATCTTTTAAACCATCTCCATCAAAATCTGCTTGTACATAAGAAGGCCCTTCTGTAGACAGTTTTTCTGGAATTAAACCTTCTTTTTCATAATCTAAAAAAGTATTTTCTTTGTGCTGATACGAAAATTCTTGAGGTTGAGATTTATCAACTTTATTGTAAGCATAAGCTGATGTTTGCTTCTTTACAACCTCATGTTCTTTATTTACAGCAAGGTCTTTTAAGACGGTCTTAGTATTATCGTTCCAAATAATTTGAAGGGAGTCTATTTTTGCGATATCTGCTAAACCAAAATGTACTTTTCGAGTAGAACTAGATAAAAAGCCTTTTACAGTATGCTGTTCTTTGTAAAATGTTTTTCCATTTGCAAACAAATAAAGCTTAGTTCCATTTGAATTTAAACCTTTATTTTCCTCAAAAATATTTAAAGTAAGATAATTACTATTTTCAGATTTATTTTCTAAAATTGTTGCCTTTTCATTTATATTATTGACAACAATGTCTAAATCTCCATCCAAATCTAAATCTGAATAAGCAGCTCCATTAGAATAGGTTTCTGAGTAACTTTGTTTGCTTTTATTAAATTTTAAATCACCCTTATTTGTAAACAAAACATTTTGAAGTTTTAAGGTAGGCATTACATCTATTAACTTTTGCTCTAAAGTATCTTGCAAAGTTTCTGTATACTTTGCAAAATCGACATTACTTATGTAATTGATGTAATCTAAATCATTTGGTCTTTTGTATATTCCGTTTGTAATGTAAATATCATTTAATCCATCATTATTGTAGTCTAAAATAAGAGGAGACCAGCTCCAATCTGTAGCATGTGTATTTGTAAAAAGGGCTACATCTTTAAAATAAGTGTCATGATTTAATTGCAAATGATTTCTAGAGTATTGCTGCTGAAAACCAAAAGACTTTTTAATTTCATTTACTTTATCTGAATCTTCACCTCCAGATTTTAAAAATACATCTGCTTTGTAAGGCATCATGTCTAGAGTAATAATATCTGGTTTTGTATCATTATTTAAATCGCCAGAATCTACACCCATTGTAAATCTAGAAGTATGATTAAAATAGCTTTCACTAGATTCTGTGAAAGTTTTATCGCCATTATTGATGTATAAATAATCATTTTCATGAAAATCGTTCCCAACATAAATATCGATAAAACCATCTTGATTTACATCTGTTGTTGTAATTGCCAAACCATAACCCAAAGCACTGTTATAAATACCTGCGTCTTTGGTTACATCCTTAAATTTAATTTGACCTTTTTCTGATTGATTTTCAAACAAAATATCTCCAGCTAAAACATCACTTTTATTTCTTAACTCTTTATTACCATAAGAGTATGTGGAATGTACAGAATGATTTAGAAGATACATATCTACATCACCATCTTTATCATAATCGAAGAAAGAAGCTTGTGTAGAAAATCCAGAAAAATCTAAACCATATTCTTTGGCTTGCTCTTTAAAGGTGTTGTTTCCTTGATTAATGTACAGCTCGTTTTTAGCCTGTAAGCTTTTGTAATTACCCACTTTACAAACGTAAATATCTAGCAAACCATCATTATTAATGTCTACCATTGTTACTCCTGTAGACCAAGAATTTTCTTTACTAATATTACTGGCTAAAGAAATGTCTTCGAACTTTAAATTCCCTTTGTTCAAGTATAATTTATCTGCTTTTTGGTTGGCTGTAAAGTAAATGTCGTCTAAACCATCGTTATTAATATCACCCAGAGCAACTCCACCACCATTGTAATAATATAGATATTCAATAATATTTAAATCTCCTTTTGGTGATAAATCATTTGAAAAATCTACGCCAGAAAAGCTAGCTTTAACATCTTTAAATTTAGTGCCAAGTTGATTTTCTGAATCTTTATTCTCTTTATTTTGAGAACAGCCAATTAGAGCAAGTAACGTTATTAAACCTAATTTTTTAATCATAATTAATAGTTGTAAACGTTTATAGAATCATTATTTCTAGTGATAAATAATTGATTATTAATAATTTTAAAATCTCTTATTTGACCTTTTACCTTTAAACCTTTTCCAGACTTATATAATTCAAAATTTAGGTTTCCATTATTTTCTAGATAAGTACCAAATGAGGCATCATATCTACCAAATTCTGGTTTTACTCCATTTAAATTACCACCCAAAATAATATCTTGATCACCATCATTATCAAAATCGGATATTGCTATTGCATAAACTGGAGAAAGTTGTGCTTCTAAAGGTAAATTTAAAATATCGAAGGTAAAATCTCCTTGGTTGATTACTATTAAAGAATTTAATGTATTTGCCTCTAGCTTTGTGCTCTCTTGCAACTGTGTTTCTGTAAAAATATCTGTTATTGATGCGTTTTTAAATGATTGATAATCTGGATATTTCTTACTCAAATATTTTAGCTGATCTACTAAATTATGGCGAAGTGCATAAGGATATAATTTACCATCTTCACCTGTTAATGATAATATTGGATCTAAGAATCCATTTTTATCATAATCATTAACAAACAATTGAATAGGATTTTCTTTACTGGCCTTAAATCTGCTATTTAAACCATGATTTCCTAGTACCAAATCTAAATCTCCATCATTATCTAAATCTGCTTTTTCTAAAGTATTCCACCATCCTTTTAATTCTGCAAGTGGATGATTTTGCAACTTAGAGAATACGCCGTTTTTGTTCTGAAAAACATGAATTCCCATAAACTCGCCAACCACCACTAAATCTTCAAAACCATCTTTATTTATATCGATAAATAAAGCATCAGTAATCATTCCTAAATCCTTAAAGACGTTTGTGTTTGAATTTTCAAAATTTCCTTTACCATCATTTAGTAATAAAAAACCTGAACCTGGTATCCCATAAGAATTAGGTATTGCTCTTTCACCTACAAACAGATCTAAATCATTATCATTATCTACATCAGCAACTGTAACTGTACTAGAGCTATGGTAACCTTGTTTGGTAGGTAATTTTTGTTTTGATAAGGTGTAATTACCTAAACCATCATTTATATACAACTTATCTAAATAGTTTGCACTAAACTTTGTAGTTTCTATACCCCCACTACAAACATATAAATCTAAATCACCATCTGAATCTGCATCAAACAAAATGCTCTCTGCATCTTCTGCAGCTCTTTGTAGGTTGAAACTTTCGTTCTCTTTTTGCACAAAATTATTATCTTTTTGTAAAAATAGGGTAGATGCTTTTCCTTTAGAACCTCCTATAAAAATATCATCTTTACCATCGTTATTGACGTCTCCAACACTCATTTTAGGGCCTTCTGTACTTCTCATAAAAGGCAATAGACGTTCTACGTTAAAATCTACATAGTTATTTTCTTTATGTTTAAAATCTAAAACATTCTCTGCTTTCGTAAACAGGATATCATTAAACGTTGAAGGTGCTACTGCATCTGTAGCATCTTTTTCGAATAATGTTACTGTTTGATCTGCTTGCAAATCACTAACGAAAGTAGATTTACCTGAAGGCCAAGTAACGATTAATGACAATTCACCAGGGTTTATAAAACCAAAATTTGGTCTATTATCCATAGAAGACTGAAAACCTCTTACAGGTTGTTGCTCTAAAAAATAGTGTTCTGTATCGTTAATTAATTCTAACTTAGCTCCTATAGCATCTTTATTAGCTCCTTCTCCTTTTAAGATTACTTTTAAAAAATGCGTGTTCTCTACATTGTTTTGGTAAACAAACAATGGCATATTTACGTTATTCACAATAAGATCTAAATCACCATCATTATCTAAATCACCATAAGCTGCACCATTAGAAAAGCCTTTGGTATCTAAACCATTTTGTGTTAGTTCAAATTTTAAATTTCCCTGATTTAGGTATGCATGATTTTTTACCTTGTTAGAAGGAATAATATCAATTAGTTTTTTATAATCTACCTTGTCATTAGTAACGATAGATTGAATAATTTCTTGGTTTGATACGTATCTTAAATAATCTTGATCTGTAAGGTCTTTATAAATTCCGTTTGCGATAAATAAATCTTTTAAACCGTCATTATTCATATCAAAAAAGATGGCACCCCAACTCCAATCTGATGCTTCTACGCCACTAAATCTACCTACTTCATTAAAAGTTAAATCTGTATTATTCAGTTGTAACATGTTTCTGGTAAACTGATGATAATAATCGTTTTTTAGATTGTATTGGTATTTGTTCCAATCTTCAAAAGTGGTTACTGTTTTTAATCTTTCATATTCACTTGGTAACATTTCTGTTACAAAGATTTCATTAAAACCGTCGTTATTAATATCTGCAGCATCTGCACCCATAGATGCACCACTAATTGAATTAATTGAAGTAGTTAACTGCTCTTTGAAAGAACCATTTTGCTGATTGATGTACAAGTAATCTCTCTCGAAAAAATCATTAGAAATATACATATCTTCCCAACCATCATTATTAAAATCGCTAACTGTAATTCCTAAACCAAAACCAATTACACTGCCATAAATTCCGGCTTTTTCACTTACATCTACAAATTTTCCATCTCTGTTTTCGAAAAATTTATCACCTCCTAAAACATCTCTTTTTGGTCTTTCGTTTTTGGTAAGGTTAAAACTTCCAATAGCTTGATAAGAGTTATTTAAAAGGTATACATCTAAATCACCATCTTTATCATAATCAAAGAAAGATGCATGTGTAGAAAAGCCTAAATCTGCCAAACCATATTCCTCTGCTCTTTCTGTAAAGGTTAAATCGCCATTATTGATAAATAGTTCATTTTGTTTGTTATCTCCTTGAACATCACCAGAATTACAAACATAAATATCTAAAAAACCATCTGCATTAATATCTACCATAGAAACACCTGTAGACCATGCCTTTGTACCTACTATTTTAGCAATTTCAGAAATATCCTCAAATTGAAAATTACCTTTATTTAAGTATAACTTATTATCTGATAAATTTGAGGTTAAATACACATCTTGCAAACCATCATTATTGATATCACCAATAGCTACACCTCCACCATTATAAAAATTTCGATATTTATACACATTAAAATCATTCGTAGATTCTAAGTTATTTTCGAAATTAATACCAGTTACTTCTGGTGGTAATAATTTAAATTGTGTTATTTCTTTTTGCTCATTATTACAAGCAAAAATTATTAGTAGTAGAATAAATGGGAGTTTTCTTAACATTCTTTTATTTAACTAGTGAATTGTATTTGTATTCTAAATTTTCGATTAACACAGAAATATCTCTATCTGATTCTATTTTAACCTGAATTTGTCGGTTGCCATCTACTTTTACAATAGCATTGTTTTTGGTAGTGATAAACTCGTTTCCTGGATACCATTTTAGTAACGTATCTTTAACTACAGGTAATAATTTATCTGATTGTAAATCTTTATTCCAAGGAGCCCAAGCAGAATAAGAGAATTTCATATCCATAGCTGTAATTTTGTTGTACGCATTAAATCTTGCATAGAACAACATTACCATTCTTTTAGTAGCTTGTGTGCTATCTTTTGGCTCTAAAATAGTTTGTACATAATCATTATTCTGGCCATGAGTAGCAACACCTTCTTTATTCAATTGCCAACAAATATCATAAAATTCTTTTCTTGTTTGCCCAAACTTTAGGCCGTGAAAAATAGAATCGTATCTTTTATTACTCGCCAACTCTTTTTTAACCAGTTTTGTGTAATCTGATTGACAAGATTGGATTAGAAAAAAACTAAATATAAAAATTAGAAGTTTATAAATTTTAAATGTTCTCATTGTTCTATTTGCTATCATTTATCTTTAAAAACACTAAGTTTTCGTTGTTAATTGTGGTTAAAATATAGTTTTTATTATTAATTTTTGTTTTATGAAAATCTCTAATTTGGCCTTTTACATTCAGAGAAGTAATTTCTCCAAATTTTTTACCATAAACATCCCCTAACATCAACCAGCCATAAGATGCATCTTGACGTCCAAACTGTGGTTTTACCAAATACTGGTTTCCTCCAAATATAATATCTAAAACACCATCATTATTTGCATCCACAGTTTCAATTGCCTCAATATTTGAATATTGAATTTTACTTGGCAACTCATACATTGTAAATGTATTATTTTCATTTAAAAACAAAGCTGATTTTGTAAGCATAATATCTCTAACTATAGCTTGATTTAATTGCTCTTTGTTAAATATTGAAGACATGCTAGCATTTGCATAATCTTTATAATAACGAAGCTTGGGTTTTAAACTTACAATTTGAGAAATTAATTCATCTCTATCTAAAACTGGATAGTATTTGCCATTTTTTGCATAACAAATAATCTGCTCTACTTTTCCATTATTATCAAAATCGGACACATAAATGCGTAGCTTATTTTTTAGAAATGTATTATCTCCTTTATTACCTGCTATAATATCTAAATCGCCATCTTTATCAATATCTATAGTTTTCAGAGTTTTCCAAAAACCAGAATAACCATCTAAATTATATTCTTTTGTTTTGTTAATTAATTGACCATTGATATTTAGAAATACAGAAATTGGCATCCATTCTCCTGAAATTATCAAATCTTTTCTTCCGTCTTTATTAATGTCTTTCCACTCAGAATCTGTAATTAAACCAAGGTTATTCAATGCGTTTTGCTCTGAAATTACAAAATTATTATCGCCTTTATTTTCTAACAAATAACCATTTACAGGCACACCATAAGCTTCTACCCTAAAACGTTCTCCAACAAAAATATCTTCATCTCCATCATTATCAAAATCATAAACACTTACTGTAGATGAACTTATAGGTTGATTGAATGGTAATGCTTTTTTGGCTTTAATAAAATTACCTTTACCATCATTTATATACAAACGATCGTGCAACAAATAATCGAACTTGGAATACGCTTTTCCACCACTTGTTACATATAGATCTAAATCACCATCATTATCACTATCAAAAAATACTGCATCTGTATCTTCTGATGATTTATTTACAATAAAAGGTGCTCTAATAATTTGAAAATTTTCTGAATTTTGAGAAAGAAACAACTGTCCTAATTGCCCTTTTGCTCCACCAATATAATAATCTAACTTTCCATCTTTATTTACATCTGCGCTTGCAATGTTAGGGCCTTCATTACTGAACATCTCTGGCAAAAGTTGTTCTCTGTTAAAATCTACAAATTTATTTTCTCGATGTTTAAAACTAAAAATAGAATCGGTTTTTACGAAGTATTCTTCTTTTAAACTGATTTTAGAATCAACATCTTTAGTTTCTTTTTCTGGTTGTTGAAATGAGTATTGCTGATTGGTTTTTAATTTTTTATACTTAGAAATGGATGTATCAGGCCAAGTAATTACTAAACTATCAATAATATCTGTATCTCCTAGACCAAAAACTAAGTTTGTGGTTACCGAGCTTTGAAAACCTCTTGATGGGTAATTTTCTAAAACACTGTATTTATCGTCATAAAAAATTTCTGCTTTTGCACCAATTGCAAACTTGTTTGTTAGACCTCCTTCTAATTTTAGAGTGATACTTTTATATTTTGAACTATCTGTTTGGTTTTGATAAATAAAGGCTGGCATGTTTACATTATTTACAACTAAATCTAAATCGCCATCATTATCTAAATCTGCATAGGCACTACCATTGCTAAAACTTGGTTTGTTCAAGCCCCAATCATTGGTTTTATCTTCAAAATTAAAATCACCTAAATTTTGATACATAGAATTTGGAAGTGCTTGAGAGGGCATTAACTCAATTAAATTCTGAATTACATTACTCCCATCTTTAATCATTTCCTTAATTCGCTCTCCATCTTCCATGTAGTTTAAATAATCTCTATCTAATAAATCTTTATAAATTCCATTACTGATAAAAACATCTTTAAAACCATCATTATCTGCATCAAATAATAATGAAGACCAACTCCATTCTGAAGCTGCAACATTAGAGAATCTACTAATTTCTAAGAACCTTCCAGACCCTAAATTTTGATGTAAGGCATTTCTACTAAACTGTTGATGATAGCCATTTTTTACAGCTGCATCATATTTGTTCCAAGACTCAAAAATTGTTTTGGTACGTTGTCTTTCTAAATTTTTAGGCAACATTTCTGTAACCATAATATCTATGAAAGAATCATTATTTAAATCTGCAGCGTCTGCACCCATAGAACCCATAGAAATAGATTCCATTTGATTGGTTAATTCTTCTTTAAATTTTCCGTTTTTTTGGTTGATATATAAATAATCGCGCTCAAAGAAATCATTAGAAATGAAAATATCAGGCCAAGAATCATTGTTATAATCGCTTACAGTAATTCCTAAACCAAAACCAATTGCACTTGAATAAATGTTAGATTCCTTAGTAACATCTGTAAAAAAACCATCATCATTTCTTAAAAGTTTATTCCCATTTGCAGAAGGTATATTTCGTTGGTTTTTAATTAAATCATAATTACCCACAGAACGAATTGAGTTATTTAACAAATAACAGTCTAAATCACCATCTTTATCATAATCAAAAAAATTGGCTTGTACAGCTAAACCTGTAATATCTAATCCATATTTTGCAGACTGCTCTGTAAAAGTTAAATCGCCATTATTAATATACAGTTCATTATGTCTATTTTGTTCTCTTGGAGGCCCAGCTTTACAAACATAAATATCTAGAAAGCCATCATTATTAATGTCTACAAAACTTACACCTGAGCACCAACTATCTTTAGAATTAACTTTAGCTATATCAGTAATATTTTCGAATTTAAAATTACCTTTATTTAAGTATAGTTGATTATCAACCAAGTTACCTGTAAAAAAAACATCTTCTAAACCGTCATTATTAATATCTCCTAAAGCAACTCCACCTCCATTGTAAAAATTCTTATAAGTATATGGATTTAAAGCTTCTGTAACCTTTAAATCATTAAAAAAAGTAATGCCAGAATTGGTTTGCTCTAAAAAGAGCGATTTATCATTTTTAACATCTTTACAAGAGGCAAAAATTATTAGAAGTATTAGATAAATTCTATAATTAATAGTCATTAAATGATAAAAATAAATTGATATATGAAAGATATAAAAATCGATTATTTGATTGAAATATAAAAATATGACGAGGGTAAATTTTAGATAATTTCAGCTTTTTGTTACCAAAAATTTAGAATTATAAAAAAGTAAAACGGGTTGCTAATAATTAAGCAACCCGTTCTTGATATTAAACAAAGTTTAGTAAATTAATATCCAGGATTTTGAGTTAAAGTTCCTCCACTTGCATCAATCTGCTCTTGTGGAATTGGGAACAATGTTTTGTGAGCATCGCTATTGGTTTTCTCCCACCAAGAATCTCCCCATTTTCCAAAACGG contains the following coding sequences:
- a CDS encoding MFS transporter gives rise to the protein MKLAKPKLSFWQIFNMNVGFLGIQYSFGLQQTAINPIFLYLGAPEDMLPILNIAGPVTGLIVQPIIGAMSDKTWSKRWGRRKPYFLIGALLGSICLFAFPHSPVLWFAVGLLWILDVGNNMAMEPYRAFVGDKLPEKQLSLGYQMQSLFVGAGILLANGSIVLFQYWFGGESVEEAGTIPQWLYYSFFIGAFLSLTTILYSVFKTPEIPPAEEELEEINKIKGLPFTQRITQPFAEIIDAVKEMPKFMWKIGGVYLFQWYALFIYWQFTTPLFKKTLGYTTSEAASQAAKMSLTYNTVTMLVALALVPLTLRFGGKKIYALSLLGTAIALFAIPYISDPNLALVPMVLFGIGWAAMMGIPYTMVSKIVPQDRRGVYMGILNMMIVIPMFIQTLSFGPIYKYILGDNAVNAMLFAGVFFVISAFLASRLNVPKTSIDNDAEVVKE
- a CDS encoding vanadium-dependent haloperoxidase → MSNLLKNVLKTVKFVFVIAVLHSCNTSNEPINISAEDYHASVDQVSQIMIHDIFSPPVASRVFAYPNIAAYEIMVQKDSVYSSLANTVTGLKAIPKANSDAPINLKLSALIAHMEISKMLVFSEDKIDIVKDSLFAKWENSNKKEFLASKNYASEVVKHVKSWMDKDNYSETRTMEKFTVDTDDPSRWQPTPPAYMEGIEPHWNKIRPFLLETADQFKPIPPPKFSLDKDSDFYKELLEVYTISEEITKEGDTSEEIAIAQFWDCNPFVSVTRGHFMFATKKISPGAHWIGIVKIAARKTDANFMETVNAYTKTSLAIADAFISCWDEKYRSNLIRPETLINQNIDPDWVPILQTPPFPEYTSGHSVVSGAASTVLTSIFGDNFAFDDDTEVPFGLPIRSFDSFADAADEAAISRMYGGIHYRAAVEVGVEQGRNVGSYITQKLAATN
- a CDS encoding VCBS repeat-containing protein, whose protein sequence is MIKKLGLITLLALIGCSQNKENKDSENQLGTKFKDVKASFSGVDFSNDLSPKGDLNIIEYLYYYNGGGVALGDINNDGLDDIYFTANQKADKLYLNKGNLKFEDISLASNISKENSWSTGVTMVDINNDGLLDIYVCKVGNYKSLQAKNELYINQGNNTFKEQAKEYGLDFSGFSTQASFFDYDKDGDVDMYLLNHSVHSTYSYGNKELRNKSDVLAGDILFENQSEKGQIKFKDVTKDAGIYNSALGYGLAITTTDVNQDGFIDIYVGNDFHENDYLYINNGDKTFTESSESYFNHTSRFTMGVDSGDLNNDTKPDIITLDMMPYKADVFLKSGGEDSDKVNEIKKSFGFQQQYSRNHLQLNHDTYFKDVALFTNTHATDWSWSPLILDYNNDGLNDIYITNGIYKRPNDLDYINYISNVDFAKYTETLQDTLEQKLIDVMPTLKLQNVLFTNKGDLKFNKSKQSYSETYSNGAAYSDLDLDGDLDIVVNNINEKATILENKSENSNYLTLNIFEENKGLNSNGTKLYLFANGKTFYKEQHTVKGFLSSSTRKVHFGLADIAKIDSLQIIWNDNTKTVLKDLAVNKEHEVVKKQTSAYAYNKVDKSQPQEFSYQHKENTFLDYEKEGLIPEKLSTEGPSYVQADFDGDGLKDLFIGGARNQEPVLFMQNAKGNFTPKELPIFKEDAMYEDVDAIALDIDNDNDLDIYALSGGSDYEEGDPLLEDRVYINDGKSNFTKLNATLLATNGGSVSSYDYNNDGLQDLFIGSRSIPNAYGLSPFSYILKNTGNNNFEIQFKKRFGMITDSKWADLNNDGFVELILAGDWMPITVWSINKEGNLENKTKEFGLENTNGMWNVIDLKDLNNDGNLDILAGNTGQNFKWKASVAKPVTMYVDDFDKNYKIDPIIFYNYFGTNVPFATKEKLIQQLPIIKKKFLKYATFAEVNSIKDLELKEEKDILTTKTLFELRSMAFINDGKSFIKIPLPKEAQYSTIEDFYVNGNHIYYTGNFDGFVTELGKSSSNSGGSFQFVNGDFNQNKSLQLPRNFCGRKIIPINKDSLLVLSNNGQSFITNTNK